GGAGATCGGTCAGGTTGTACTTGTACCCCGGCTCCCGGATGTCGTAGTGCGGGGTGCCCCCCTTCCCGTACCGCTTCCACGCGTCCCGCTCGATCCCGTGGAAGCGGAGGAGCCGAAGGCGCGCGGCGAGGGCGTCGTCGTAACAGGTGACCATCCCCCCCTCGGCCGTCGTGATGTTCTTGATCGGGTGGAAGGAGAAGATCGCGATGTTCCCCGGGGTGCCCGGACGCGGAGGGCCGCCGGCGGGGACGCCCTTGTACACGGTGCCCACGGCGTGCGCGGCATCCTCGATCACGGGGATCCCGGCGCGGTCGGCCGCCGCGCGGATCGGGTCGAGGTCCGCGGGTGCGCCGGCGAAATGGACGGGGATCACCGCCTTCGTGCGGGGGGTGATCCTTGCGGCGAGAGCGTCGGGTCGCACCTGGAGCGTCCCGTAGTCGACGTCGGCGAAGACGGGCGCCGCCCCGCGCAGGACGATCTGGTTGACGGTGGAGGCGAACGTCATCGAGGGGGTGGCTACCTCGTCCCCCGGGCCGATCCCAAGGGCCGAGAGGACGATGTGGAGCCCGGCGGTGGCGGAGGTGACCGCGACGGCGTGCGGCGCCCCCGTGACCTCGCGGAAGATCCCTTCCAGCTCGGCGACTCTCGGTCCGCTCGTGATCCAGCCGGAGCGCAGCGACTCCGCGACCGCCGCCACCTCCTCCTCGCCCAGGGCGGGACGGGACAACGGCAGGAAATCGTCACGGATCTTCAAGGGCGCGTCCGTTCCTCGCGGCGTGGTGGGGTGGGTTAAA
This genomic interval from Deltaproteobacteria bacterium contains the following:
- a CDS encoding DegT/DnrJ/EryC1/StrS family aminotransferase, which codes for MRDDFLPLSRPALGEEEVAAVAESLRSGWITSGPRVAELEGIFREVTGAPHAVAVTSATAGLHIVLSALGIGPGDEVATPSMTFASTVNQIVLRGAAPVFADVDYGTLQVRPDALAARITPRTKAVIPVHFAGAPADLDPIRAAADRAGIPVIEDAAHAVGTVYKGVPAGGPPRPGTPGNIAIFSFHPIKNITTAEGGMVTCYDDALAARLRLLRFHGIERDAWKRYGKGGTPHYDIREPGYKYNLTDLHAAIGVVQMRKVAALNARRAELARQYFAGLSGLPGIDLPEAVPYAHAHSWHLFIVKVTGMDRDAFIGALAERNIGLGLHFPPCHLLSYVRERFGTGEGDLPDTERAGKRIVSLPLFPGMSDADVDYVCEAVREILPGGHP